One window of Nostoc sp. C052 genomic DNA carries:
- the rseP gene encoding RIP metalloprotease RseP gives MSVLAAIAVLAVLILVHELGHFVAARSQGILVNRFSLGFGPVLLKYQGSQTEYAIRAFPLGGFVGFPDDDPDSDVPPNDPNLLRNRPVLDRAIVISAGVIANLIFAYLVLALQLGIVGIPKELTYQAGVVVQPVNQESVAYQAGIREGDIILAVNGQELPASDKSTPLLTKEIQTHPNQQIELKILRENQQQSLKLTPKLGTDGKGVVGVALSPNATAVYRRPNSPFEIFGLAANRFQQLFVGTLSGFGQLITNFQQTAGQVSGPVNIVKIGAKLAEDNSANLLSFAAIISINLAIINILPLPALDGGQLAFLLIEGLRGKPVPARIQEGVMQTGLVLLLGLGIFLIVKETTQLTSQLEWVQKLFQ, from the coding sequence ATGTCAGTTTTAGCAGCGATCGCAGTCTTGGCTGTTTTGATCTTGGTACACGAGTTGGGGCATTTTGTTGCAGCACGTTCTCAAGGCATTCTCGTTAACCGTTTTTCTTTGGGTTTTGGCCCAGTTCTTTTGAAGTACCAAGGTTCACAAACCGAATACGCTATCCGCGCCTTTCCCTTGGGCGGTTTTGTGGGCTTTCCCGATGATGACCCCGATAGCGATGTTCCACCCAATGACCCAAATCTGCTGCGTAACCGTCCAGTTTTAGACCGGGCGATAGTTATCAGTGCCGGAGTAATCGCCAATTTAATATTTGCCTACTTGGTGTTGGCTCTGCAATTGGGTATTGTCGGCATTCCCAAGGAATTAACCTATCAAGCTGGTGTCGTTGTCCAGCCTGTTAATCAAGAATCTGTTGCCTATCAAGCAGGAATTCGGGAAGGAGATATTATTCTGGCTGTTAACGGTCAAGAACTCCCGGCTTCTGATAAATCAACTCCTTTGCTGACAAAAGAAATTCAAACTCATCCCAATCAGCAAATCGAACTGAAAATTCTGCGTGAAAACCAACAACAATCCCTGAAATTAACACCAAAATTAGGAACAGATGGCAAAGGTGTAGTTGGTGTGGCACTTAGTCCAAATGCTACGGCAGTTTATCGCCGTCCTAATAGTCCTTTTGAAATTTTTGGTCTTGCTGCTAATAGATTTCAACAATTATTTGTTGGAACACTCAGCGGTTTTGGGCAGTTAATTACCAACTTTCAACAAACGGCTGGACAAGTCTCTGGCCCAGTTAATATCGTCAAAATAGGTGCGAAATTAGCTGAGGATAATAGTGCAAACCTGTTGTCTTTTGCGGCAATTATCAGCATTAACTTGGCTATTATCAATATTTTGCCTTTACCCGCTTTAGATGGCGGACAACTCGCTTTTCTGCTAATTGAAGGTTTACGCGGTAAGCCTGTACCTGCCCGAATTCAAGAAGGTGTAATGCAAACCGGTTTGGTGTTACTCTTAGGGTTAGGAATTTTTCTGATTGTTAAAGAAACCACTCAATTAACTAGTCAATTGGAGTGGGTACAAAAATTGTTCCAGTGA
- the nth gene encoding endonuclease III, producing MGSREKKLLPLKKRSLEILARLKRLYPDATCSLNYSTPVQLLVATILSAQCTDERVNKVTPALFGKFPDAESLAIADLVELESLVRSTGFYHNKAKNIQAACRMIVSEFNSVVPNQMEQLLKLPGVARKTANVVLAHAYGINAGVTVDTHVKRLSGRLGLTEAKDPVRIEQDLMGLLPQPDWENWSIRLIYHGRAICKARSPICVACELADLCPAANQPVVVG from the coding sequence GTGGGGAGTAGGGAAAAGAAACTTTTACCTTTAAAGAAGCGATCGCTAGAAATTTTAGCTCGTCTGAAGCGTCTTTATCCAGATGCTACTTGCTCTTTGAACTACTCAACGCCTGTACAACTATTGGTAGCAACGATTCTCTCGGCTCAATGTACTGATGAGCGGGTGAATAAGGTGACACCAGCGTTATTTGGTAAGTTTCCTGATGCTGAGAGTTTAGCGATCGCTGACTTGGTAGAATTAGAAAGTTTGGTGCGTTCCACAGGGTTTTATCATAATAAAGCTAAAAACATTCAAGCCGCCTGTCGGATGATTGTAAGTGAGTTTAACTCTGTTGTCCCTAATCAAATGGAACAGTTGTTAAAGCTTCCAGGTGTGGCTCGGAAGACAGCAAATGTAGTTTTAGCTCATGCTTATGGCATTAACGCTGGCGTGACAGTAGATACTCACGTCAAGCGCCTCAGCGGACGTTTGGGTTTAACTGAAGCCAAAGACCCCGTTCGCATTGAGCAAGATTTAATGGGTTTATTGCCGCAGCCTGATTGGGAAAATTGGTCAATTCGGCTGATTTATCACGGTCGTGCTATTTGTAAAGCACGCTCTCCAATTTGTGTTGCTTGTGAGCTTGCCGATTTATGTCCTGCTGCAAATCAGCCAGTGGTTGTAGGGTAA
- the rpsN gene encoding 30S ribosomal protein S14, which produces MAKKSMIEREKKRTRLIEKYADKREALLEEFRSAASPLDKLEIHRKIQQLPRNSAPTRHRNRCWLTGRSRGVYRDFGLSRNVLREWAHEGLLPGVVKSSW; this is translated from the coding sequence ATGGCTAAAAAGAGCATGATTGAGCGCGAGAAAAAGCGCACTAGGTTGATAGAAAAGTATGCTGACAAGCGGGAAGCTCTCTTAGAAGAGTTCAGAAGTGCAGCATCTCCTTTGGATAAGCTAGAAATCCACCGGAAGATTCAACAGCTACCCCGGAATAGTGCGCCCACCCGCCACCGCAACCGTTGCTGGTTGACTGGTCGTTCTAGAGGTGTTTACCGCGATTTTGGGTTGTCTCGGAACGTGCTACGGGAATGGGCACATGAAGGTCTTTTACCTGGAGTTGTTAAGTCTAGCTGGTAG
- the aat gene encoding leucyl/phenylalanyl-tRNA--protein transferase, whose protein sequence is MQYDIAAIVEGYAQGYFLMADERDRLSWYGSRDRTLIPLDERFRYPKSLQRVLNQERFTVAINRDFQAVVAGCADRETTWISPELEKIYWLLYQSGYAFSFETWQGDELAGGILGIVIGGAFIGESMFYRIPEGSKVAMVKLVERLRQRQFVFFDAQMMNPHLERFGAYRVGDKEYQSLLEQALQRACNLV, encoded by the coding sequence ATGCAATATGATATCGCCGCTATTGTTGAGGGCTATGCACAAGGCTATTTTCTCATGGCTGATGAGCGCGATCGCCTAAGTTGGTACGGAAGTCGCGATCGGACTTTGATTCCTTTGGATGAACGGTTTCGTTACCCCAAGTCTTTGCAGCGTGTCTTGAATCAAGAACGGTTTACTGTAGCGATTAATCGGGATTTTCAAGCTGTGGTGGCTGGGTGTGCTGACAGAGAGACAACTTGGATTTCACCGGAATTGGAAAAGATTTACTGGCTACTTTACCAGAGTGGTTATGCTTTTAGTTTTGAAACTTGGCAGGGTGACGAATTAGCTGGGGGAATTTTGGGGATTGTGATTGGCGGTGCTTTCATTGGTGAGTCGATGTTTTACCGTATTCCCGAAGGCTCAAAGGTAGCGATGGTAAAGTTGGTGGAAAGATTGCGTCAGAGGCAATTTGTGTTTTTTGATGCCCAAATGATGAATCCCCATTTGGAACGATTTGGTGCTTATCGGGTTGGGGATAAAGAATATCAATCTTTACTTGAGCAAGCCTTGCAACGTGCTTGTAACTTAGTATAA
- a CDS encoding DUF433 domain-containing protein, translated as MSDLLGRITVNPKQCGGRPCIRGMRIRVSDVLDLFPAGLSAEQILEEMPDLEADDLKAALVYASRKLNHPVLVA; from the coding sequence ATGTCAGACTTACTTGGAAGAATTACAGTTAATCCCAAACAGTGTGGTGGTCGTCCCTGTATCCGGGGCATGAGAATTCGGGTATCAGATGTACTCGACTTGTTTCCGGCTGGACTGAGTGCCGAACAAATCCTAGAAGAAATGCCCGATCTAGAAGCGGATGATCTCAAAGCAGCACTTGTGTACGCTTCACGTAAGCTCAATCATCCCGTTTTGGTCGCATGA
- a CDS encoding DUF5615 family PIN-like protein: MTIWIDAHLSPAIATWITIRFGITALALRDVGLRDAEDANIFEAARATGVILMTKDSDFADLVDRFGTPPQVIWLTCGNTSNDRLK, translated from the coding sequence ATGACGATCTGGATAGATGCACATCTGTCACCTGCAATTGCAACTTGGATCACCATCAGATTCGGCATAACAGCATTAGCTTTGCGTGATGTTGGGCTGAGAGATGCCGAAGATGCTAATATTTTCGAGGCAGCGAGGGCTACAGGAGTCATCCTCATGACCAAAGACAGTGATTTTGCTGACTTAGTTGATCGTTTTGGAACACCGCCACAAGTTATCTGGTTGACGTGTGGCAATACGTCAAATGACCGATTGAAATAG
- a CDS encoding Uma2 family endonuclease — MVQIPAKALTLSEFLDLPETEPASEYIDGQIIQKPMPQGEHSAIQTELAPAINLVVKPKQIARAFCELRCTFGERSIVPDISVFTWDRIPRKENGGIANVFSIAPDWTIEILSPDQSQTKVTKNILHCLKYGTQMGWLIDPKEQSVFVYLPDQPTTFYEEVGTKLPVPEFAQDFSLPVEGLFSWLLE; from the coding sequence ATGGTACAGATCCCTGCTAAAGCCCTGACTCTAAGTGAATTCCTGGATCTGCCAGAGACAGAACCGGCCAGTGAATACATTGATGGGCAGATCATCCAAAAACCGATGCCGCAAGGAGAACACAGCGCCATTCAGACCGAGTTAGCACCTGCAATTAACTTGGTAGTAAAACCCAAACAGATTGCACGAGCATTCTGTGAGCTTCGCTGTACTTTTGGCGAACGTTCAATAGTGCCTGACATTTCTGTGTTTACGTGGGATAGAATTCCCCGTAAAGAAAATGGTGGGATTGCTAACGTTTTCTCAATTGCTCCAGATTGGACAATTGAAATTCTATCTCCCGATCAAAGTCAAACTAAAGTTACCAAGAATATTTTGCATTGCCTGAAGTATGGAACTCAGATGGGATGGCTGATTGATCCTAAAGAACAATCTGTGTTTGTCTACTTGCCAGATCAACCAACCACTTTTTACGAAGAAGTTGGAACAAAGTTACCAGTGCCGGAATTTGCTCAAGATTTTAGTCTGCCAGTAGAAGGTTTATTTAGCTGGTTGCTGGAATGA
- a CDS encoding LuxR C-terminal-related transcriptional regulator codes for MANSLHAVFHAIANVQNEQELRLALTDKISEHFGVQNWGIYLLDEQPTTEINLSGIPAVCLESNPVGRYVVERHAPAHEQLLLSPGDWKHFCSRSDHEHVMTGPIVCDGRLVGTLNLARDKGNPAFNGNDLADLSALCIHLSAKMATLRTKPKISNSLLVSPLTTRELEIADLVAQGLTNAEIGEKLWITQNSVKQALKRMFRKLKVSARAEMVAKLQDIQVS; via the coding sequence ATGGCTAATTCTCTACACGCTGTATTTCATGCGATCGCCAATGTCCAGAATGAGCAAGAATTAAGACTCGCTCTGACGGATAAAATTAGCGAGCATTTTGGCGTGCAAAATTGGGGTATTTATCTCCTAGATGAGCAGCCAACCACTGAGATTAATCTTTCAGGCATTCCGGCTGTATGCTTAGAGAGCAATCCAGTGGGGCGCTATGTTGTTGAACGTCATGCTCCCGCCCATGAGCAGCTACTATTATCACCAGGAGACTGGAAGCATTTTTGTTCGCGTTCCGATCACGAACACGTCATGACTGGGCCAATTGTTTGCGATGGTCGTCTTGTCGGAACCCTTAACTTGGCTCGTGACAAGGGAAATCCGGCCTTTAATGGCAACGATTTAGCTGACTTGAGCGCTTTATGTATTCATTTGTCAGCAAAAATGGCAACCCTACGGACAAAACCCAAAATATCCAATTCCCTTTTAGTGAGTCCTCTAACAACGCGTGAGTTAGAAATTGCCGATTTGGTGGCGCAGGGGTTAACGAATGCAGAAATAGGGGAAAAACTCTGGATTACGCAAAATTCCGTCAAACAAGCCTTAAAAAGGATGTTTCGGAAGTTGAAGGTTTCGGCACGTGCAGAAATGGTGGCAAAGCTTCAAGACATACAAGTTTCATAA
- a CDS encoding DUF3386 domain-containing protein encodes MTVTQLSAQELFRAAYENRYTWDKNFPGYTANITYKHDDKVFTGKVIITANLKAEVLDVDDESAQKAIHGQAWEIAIHRVRRSFEDTHSANTFSYGKTDETGAVELLMGGKAEGDKYKVRNNEVCHVHRLIHGTFVTIDTFSSHDTGEGYLSHRYDSVYHDPKTGEQKGGRSEFIDEYEKVGDYFILNRREIRTETAGQVSTQEFIFSDIKLLEPVAA; translated from the coding sequence ATGACAGTTACACAACTCTCTGCTCAGGAACTTTTCCGGGCTGCTTATGAAAACCGCTATACTTGGGACAAGAATTTCCCTGGTTATACTGCAAATATTACCTACAAGCATGATGATAAAGTGTTTACAGGCAAAGTTATCATTACTGCCAATCTCAAAGCCGAAGTTTTGGATGTAGATGATGAGTCAGCCCAGAAAGCAATTCATGGTCAAGCTTGGGAGATAGCAATTCACCGCGTCCGCCGCAGCTTTGAAGATACCCACAGCGCCAATACTTTTAGCTATGGTAAAACTGACGAAACTGGTGCGGTTGAACTTTTAATGGGTGGTAAGGCTGAAGGCGATAAATACAAAGTCCGCAATAATGAAGTCTGCCATGTTCACCGTCTAATTCACGGAACTTTTGTGACCATTGACACCTTCAGCAGTCACGACACTGGCGAAGGCTACCTGTCCCACCGCTATGACTCTGTGTATCATGACCCCAAAACTGGGGAACAAAAGGGTGGTAGAAGCGAATTTATTGATGAATATGAAAAAGTTGGTGACTATTTCATTCTAAATCGTCGGGAGATTCGCACCGAGACAGCAGGACAAGTTTCTACTCAGGAATTTATCTTTTCTGATATCAAATTGTTGGAACCTGTTGCTGCTTAA
- a CDS encoding HugZ family protein — translation MSQLENIQAEYEKFPEAFESVIISTVSAQAIPNASYAPFVMDDSKNIYIYVSGLSIHTKNLYANPHISVLFIEDEAKSNLIFARRRLSFDCTATLIERETDNWNQIVEKFQGRFGEIIEVLRGLSDFRIFRLTPSEGRFVVGFGGAYHISGNNLHQLVQITGDAEKKQG, via the coding sequence ATGAGTCAACTTGAAAACATTCAAGCTGAGTACGAAAAGTTTCCTGAAGCTTTTGAGAGTGTAATCATTAGCACCGTGAGCGCACAGGCAATACCCAATGCTAGTTATGCTCCCTTTGTAATGGATGATTCCAAAAATATCTACATTTACGTCAGTGGTCTTTCGATTCATACCAAAAATCTCTATGCCAATCCTCATATTAGTGTCTTGTTTATCGAGGATGAAGCTAAGAGTAATCTAATTTTTGCCCGTCGTCGTTTGAGTTTTGATTGTACGGCAACTTTGATCGAGCGTGAAACTGACAATTGGAATCAAATTGTTGAGAAATTTCAAGGGCGGTTTGGTGAAATTATCGAGGTTTTACGCGGCTTGTCTGACTTTCGGATTTTTCGGCTAACCCCAAGTGAAGGTCGTTTTGTAGTTGGTTTTGGGGGAGCTTATCATATTAGTGGTAATAACCTCCATCAACTTGTGCAAATCACAGGAGATGCCGAGAAAAAGCAAGGATAA
- a CDS encoding alpha/beta fold hydrolase, translating to MLQFQPPGFGHKIIHTSLGAMVYYTQTTAPWAFAPGDGSAIADTEDLPPLLFLHNFGGGASAYEWSKVYPAFASNYRILAPDLIGWGDSAHPVRDYKIRDYLSTIAEFIIQTCRQPVTVVASSLTAAFAIRLAIVQPYLFKALFLVSPSGFDDFGEGAGRRLPLSVINTPLLDNLIYMLGAENEIAVRNFLQSFLFAKSQRLSPEIVQAYLTSAQQPNAKFAALAFLRGDLYFDLSLYIQQLTIPTVIFWGEKAQFTNIKLGQRLANLNPRAIRDFTAIADAGILPHLEIPEVFIGLLQRYL from the coding sequence ATGCTTCAGTTTCAACCTCCTGGCTTTGGACATAAAATCATCCATACATCCTTGGGGGCAATGGTTTACTATACCCAAACAACTGCCCCTTGGGCGTTCGCCCCTGGCGATGGCTCCGCCATCGCTGATACTGAAGATTTACCCCCACTACTGTTTCTCCATAACTTTGGTGGTGGTGCGTCTGCTTATGAATGGTCAAAAGTTTACCCAGCTTTTGCCTCTAATTACCGCATTTTAGCCCCCGATCTCATCGGCTGGGGAGACTCGGCCCATCCAGTTCGGGATTATAAAATTAGGGATTATCTCAGCACGATCGCAGAGTTTATCATCCAAACTTGTCGCCAGCCTGTGACGGTGGTAGCCTCATCTCTCACAGCCGCTTTTGCGATTCGCCTCGCTATTGTTCAACCCTATTTATTTAAAGCACTGTTTTTAGTTTCCCCCTCTGGATTTGATGATTTTGGAGAGGGTGCTGGACGCAGACTTCCGCTTTCGGTAATCAATACGCCTCTATTGGACAATTTGATTTATATGCTTGGGGCTGAAAATGAAATTGCAGTCCGCAATTTTTTACAAAGTTTTCTCTTTGCTAAGTCACAACGACTATCCCCAGAGATTGTACAGGCTTATTTAACTTCTGCACAACAGCCTAATGCCAAATTTGCCGCCTTGGCATTTTTGCGGGGCGATCTTTACTTTGACTTGAGTTTATATATTCAACAACTGACAATTCCCACCGTCATTTTTTGGGGAGAGAAAGCACAATTTACTAACATCAAACTAGGGCAACGCTTGGCAAATTTAAATCCCAGGGCAATTAGAGATTTTACTGCGATCGCAGATGCCGGAATATTACCTCATTTGGAAATTCCAGAAGTTTTTATTGGTTTATTGCAGCGGTATCTTTAA
- a CDS encoding FAD/NAD(P)-binding protein has protein sequence MHSNVLIAHPSTTTIALIGAGFSGSLVAAHLLKTVNRPLLIKLIERSHDIGKGVAYSTDTISHLLNVSAGKMSAFPDDPSHLLRWLNYNRSELAAFLPSDLNASSFIPRQIFGLYIQSILEEAEATASSNVRLERVIDEVVAVEPQAKGAIVSLSSSRTFVADKIVLALGNAPSAPPGSQSSEDNDTPYLRHAWSAEALAELEPDAAVLLIGTGLTMVDMVVSLHSRNHRGKIYAVSRRGLFPLPHQSTKPYPAFLTPDTAPKTVRGLLRRIRREVQTAVVQGYNWRSVIDSLRPITQQLWQQLPRVEQKRLLRHATPYWDVHRHRIAPEIGKVVQAMLDSGQLTITAGRIQDYQTTPNAVAVTIRQRQTQANQVLQVSRVVNCTGVQANYQRSPQSLIANLRTQGLIRPNDIGLGLDTAADGAVLDAQGKRSSLFYTLGTPRKGNLWETIAVPELREQAQVLAATVLQSLPVRVRPVSPISRATEQNSGDLRANIPQSTLLFRQFFDPESSTYTYLIADSKTKDAVLVDTVLEQVDRDLQVLDDLGLSLRYCLETHIHADHITGAGKLRQQTGCQVIVPQNATAKSADHSLSDRETLIVGTVRIEAIATPGHTDSHLAYLVNNTHLLTGDALLIRGCGRTDFQSGDAGTLYDTVTQQLFTLPEETQVYPAHDYKGRTVSTIGEEKRLNPRFANRTRDQFIAIMSHLGLSYPKKMNEAVPANEYCGDFMPEGSLSNGTTLAIDVDREKVEQTLSTNTEIYEDYFAMYI, from the coding sequence ATGCATTCTAATGTCCTGATAGCACATCCTTCAACCACCACGATCGCGCTGATTGGCGCTGGCTTTAGTGGTTCTCTAGTAGCGGCTCACCTGTTAAAAACTGTCAACCGCCCCTTGTTGATTAAACTGATTGAGCGCAGTCACGACATTGGCAAGGGAGTCGCCTACAGCACCGACACCATCAGCCACTTGCTGAATGTATCCGCAGGCAAGATGAGTGCCTTTCCTGACGATCCCAGTCATCTGCTGCGCTGGTTAAACTATAACCGCAGTGAGTTGGCGGCATTTCTGCCCAGCGATTTGAATGCCAGCAGCTTTATTCCCCGCCAGATATTCGGGCTTTATATCCAGTCGATTTTGGAGGAAGCTGAAGCCACAGCATCAAGTAACGTCCGATTGGAGCGCGTTATTGATGAAGTGGTGGCAGTGGAGCCACAAGCCAAAGGTGCGATCGTTTCCTTGAGTAGCAGCCGTACTTTTGTGGCAGACAAAATTGTATTGGCTCTGGGAAATGCACCTTCCGCCCCTCCTGGATCGCAATCCTCTGAGGATAATGACACTCCCTACCTGCGTCATGCCTGGTCAGCCGAGGCCTTGGCAGAGCTTGAGCCGGATGCAGCTGTATTGCTAATTGGTACTGGACTGACGATGGTGGATATGGTGGTGTCACTCCACAGTCGCAACCATCGGGGTAAAATTTATGCCGTGTCTCGCCGGGGCTTGTTTCCGCTACCGCATCAATCGACTAAACCCTACCCCGCATTTTTGACCCCAGATACCGCTCCGAAAACAGTTCGGGGCTTGCTGCGGCGCATTCGCCGTGAGGTGCAGACGGCGGTAGTGCAAGGCTACAACTGGCGATCGGTGATTGATTCCCTGCGTCCCATCACTCAACAACTATGGCAACAACTGCCCCGCGTGGAGCAAAAACGGCTTTTGCGCCATGCTACCCCCTATTGGGATGTGCATCGGCATCGAATTGCCCCCGAAATTGGTAAGGTTGTCCAAGCAATGCTGGATTCTGGGCAACTAACTATTACCGCCGGGCGGATTCAGGATTATCAAACAACACCTAACGCGGTGGCTGTAACCATTCGCCAACGCCAAACGCAAGCGAATCAGGTCTTGCAAGTTAGCCGCGTAGTAAATTGCACCGGGGTACAGGCAAATTATCAGCGATCGCCCCAATCCCTAATTGCTAATTTACGCACCCAAGGATTGATCCGCCCCAACGATATCGGCTTGGGTTTGGATACTGCCGCTGATGGTGCTGTATTAGATGCTCAGGGCAAGCGTTCAAGCCTATTCTATACCTTGGGCACGCCACGCAAAGGCAATTTGTGGGAAACGATCGCTGTCCCCGAACTGCGCGAACAAGCTCAGGTATTGGCGGCAACGGTGTTGCAATCGCTACCTGTGCGGGTGCGTCCCGTTTCGCCCATTTCTCGCGCCACTGAACAAAATTCCGGCGACCTTCGAGCCAACATACCCCAGTCAACGCTATTGTTTCGCCAATTTTTTGACCCAGAATCCAGCACTTACACTTATTTGATTGCGGACAGTAAGACAAAAGATGCAGTGCTGGTAGATACAGTATTGGAGCAGGTTGACCGTGATTTACAAGTGCTGGATGACTTGGGGTTGAGTCTCCGCTACTGTTTAGAAACTCACATCCATGCTGACCATATCACTGGTGCTGGTAAACTGAGACAGCAAACAGGTTGTCAGGTAATAGTGCCCCAAAATGCCACTGCTAAGTCTGCGGATCACTCCCTTAGCGATCGCGAAACCTTAATTGTGGGGACGGTGCGGATTGAGGCGATCGCAACACCAGGGCACACTGACAGCCATCTAGCTTATTTAGTCAACAATACCCATCTGTTAACGGGGGATGCCTTATTGATTCGCGGTTGTGGACGCACAGATTTTCAATCGGGCGATGCGGGTACTCTATACGATACAGTGACGCAACAGTTATTTACTCTCCCAGAGGAAACCCAGGTTTATCCCGCCCATGACTACAAAGGGCGAACTGTTTCCACTATTGGCGAAGAAAAACGCCTCAATCCCCGATTTGCCAATCGCACCCGCGATCAATTTATTGCAATTATGAGCCATCTGGGTTTGAGCTATCCCAAAAAGATGAACGAAGCCGTACCCGCCAATGAATACTGTGGCGATTTCATGCCGGAAGGAAGTCTAAGCAATGGTACGACTTTGGCGATTGATGTAGATCGTGAAAAAGTAGAACAAACCCTATCAACCAATACTGAAATTTATGAGGACTACTTTGCCATGTATATTTAG